A region of Streptomyces sp. NBC_01267 DNA encodes the following proteins:
- a CDS encoding ATP-binding protein, with amino-acid sequence MKIAFVGKGGSGKTTLSSLFIRHLTANEAPVLAVDADINQHLGAALGLDEAESAALPAMGAHLPLIKEYLRGSNPRIASAETMIKTTPPGEGSRLLRIREDNPVFDACARPVTLDDGGIQLMATGPFTESDLGVACYHSKVGAVELCLNHLVDGPEEFVVVDMTAGSDSFASGMFTRFDMTFLVAEPTRKGVSVYRQYKEYARDFGVALKVVGNKVRDQDDLEFLRAEVGDDLLVTVGHSDWVRAMEKGRPPRFEMLEAENRLALQSLQDAAEDSYAHRDWERYTRQMVHFHLKNAESWGNEKTGADLASQVDPAFVLSERYAEISPAS; translated from the coding sequence ATGAAGATCGCTTTCGTAGGGAAGGGCGGCAGCGGCAAGACCACGCTGTCCTCTCTCTTCATCCGCCACCTGACCGCCAATGAAGCACCCGTCCTCGCCGTGGACGCCGACATCAACCAACACCTGGGCGCCGCACTCGGGCTCGACGAAGCGGAGTCCGCCGCGCTGCCCGCGATGGGAGCGCACCTCCCGCTCATCAAGGAGTATCTGCGCGGCTCCAATCCGCGTATCGCCTCGGCAGAGACGATGATCAAAACCACTCCGCCCGGCGAGGGCTCGCGGCTGCTCCGGATCCGTGAGGACAATCCGGTGTTCGACGCCTGCGCCCGCCCGGTCACGCTGGACGACGGCGGGATCCAGCTGATGGCGACCGGGCCGTTCACCGAGTCGGACCTTGGAGTGGCGTGCTACCACTCCAAGGTCGGCGCGGTGGAACTCTGCCTCAACCATCTGGTCGACGGGCCGGAGGAGTTCGTCGTCGTCGACATGACGGCCGGTTCGGATTCCTTCGCTTCCGGCATGTTCACCCGGTTCGACATGACGTTCCTGGTGGCCGAACCGACCCGCAAGGGTGTCTCGGTCTACCGGCAGTACAAGGAGTACGCCCGCGACTTCGGCGTCGCCCTCAAGGTCGTCGGCAACAAGGTGCGGGACCAGGACGACCTGGAGTTCCTGCGCGCCGAGGTCGGCGACGACCTGCTGGTCACCGTGGGCCACTCCGACTGGGTCCGCGCGATGGAGAAGGGCCGCCCCCCGCGCTTCGAGATGCTCGAAGCGGAGAACCGGCTGGCCCTCCAGTCGCTTCAGGACGCCGCGGAGGACAGCTACGCACACCGCGACTGGGAGCGCTACACCCGCCAGATGGTGCACTTCCACCTGAAGAACGCGGAAAGTTGGGGGAACGAGAAGACGGGCGCCGACCTGGCTTCACAGGTCGACCCCGCCTTTGTCCTCAGTGAACGTTACGCCGAGATCAGCCCTGCTTCTTGA
- a CDS encoding oxidoreductase yields MRKAVDRVYGHRVMRRRSTEVTAEAALRASRGSAALAGADWALEEVRRRTDFSGDPEARTVGAALRLSAEAGQLLSVWRQSPLRVLARLHLVAAADSGDAVGRPRLAGETADEPLIELPLPGADEVAARLDGLSQLVIAGSAAPALVTAAVVHGELIALRPFGSYNGLVARAAERVVLINSGLDPKSICPAEVGHAELGRAAYVAALDGYASGTPEGMAAWIAHCGRAVELGVRESTAVCEALQRGAA; encoded by the coding sequence GTGCGCAAAGCGGTGGACCGGGTCTACGGTCACCGCGTCATGCGACGGCGCAGCACCGAGGTCACGGCGGAGGCCGCGCTGCGCGCGTCGCGCGGTTCGGCCGCGCTGGCGGGGGCGGACTGGGCGCTGGAGGAAGTGCGCCGACGTACCGACTTCAGTGGTGATCCTGAAGCCCGTACGGTCGGTGCGGCCCTGCGGCTGTCCGCCGAAGCGGGTCAGCTGCTGTCCGTCTGGCGCCAGTCGCCGCTGCGGGTGCTGGCCCGGCTGCACCTGGTGGCTGCGGCTGATTCCGGTGATGCGGTCGGCCGGCCGCGGTTGGCGGGAGAGACGGCGGACGAGCCGTTGATCGAGCTTCCGCTGCCCGGTGCCGACGAGGTGGCGGCGCGACTCGACGGGCTTTCGCAGCTGGTCATCGCGGGCAGTGCGGCTCCCGCGCTGGTGACGGCGGCGGTGGTGCACGGCGAACTGATAGCGCTGCGGCCGTTCGGTTCGTACAACGGTCTGGTCGCCAGGGCGGCCGAGCGGGTCGTGCTGATCAACAGCGGACTCGATCCCAAATCCATCTGCCCGGCCGAGGTCGGTCACGCGGAGCTGGGGCGGGCGGCCTACGTCGCGGCTCTGGACGGCTACGCGTCAGGTACGCCGGAAGGCATGGCCGCGTGGATCGCGCACTGTGGCCGCGCGGTGGAGCTGGGTGTACGGGAATCGACGGCCGTCTGCGAGGCCCTCCAGCGCGGAGCGGCCTGA
- a CDS encoding HAD family hydrolase produces the protein MENHSSPRTAAFFDLDKTVIAKSSTLTFSKSFYQGGLINRRAVLRTAYAQFVFLAGGADHDQMERMREYLSALCKGWNVQQVREIVAETLHDLIDPIIYDEAASLIEEHHTAGRDVVIVSTSGAEVVEPIGELLGADRVVATRMVVGADGCFTGEVEYYAYGPTKAEAVKELAASEGYDLARCYAYSDSATDVPMLESVGHPYAVNPDRALRREAVAREWPVLVFNRPVRLKQRLPALRMPPRPALVAAAAVGAAAATAGLVWYVNRGSRAGRRGDPFAPV, from the coding sequence GTGGAAAACCACTCCTCGCCTCGTACCGCTGCCTTCTTTGACCTCGACAAGACAGTCATCGCCAAGTCATCGACGCTGACCTTCAGCAAGTCGTTCTATCAAGGCGGCCTGATCAACCGCCGCGCCGTGCTGCGTACCGCATATGCCCAGTTCGTCTTCCTCGCAGGCGGTGCCGATCATGACCAGATGGAGCGGATGCGCGAGTACCTCTCCGCGCTCTGCAAGGGCTGGAACGTCCAGCAGGTAAGGGAGATCGTCGCCGAGACCCTGCACGATCTGATCGACCCGATCATTTACGACGAAGCCGCATCCCTCATCGAGGAACACCACACCGCAGGCCGCGACGTAGTGATCGTCTCCACCTCCGGAGCAGAGGTCGTCGAGCCGATCGGCGAGCTTCTCGGCGCCGACCGGGTGGTCGCCACTCGCATGGTCGTCGGCGCGGACGGCTGCTTCACCGGAGAGGTGGAGTACTACGCGTACGGGCCCACCAAGGCCGAGGCCGTCAAGGAACTGGCGGCTTCCGAGGGGTACGACCTGGCGCGCTGTTACGCGTACAGCGATTCAGCGACCGATGTGCCGATGCTCGAATCGGTCGGCCACCCTTATGCGGTCAATCCGGACCGGGCGCTTCGTCGCGAGGCGGTCGCACGGGAGTGGCCGGTTCTCGTCTTCAATCGGCCGGTCCGGCTGAAGCAGCGACTGCCCGCACTGCGGATGCCCCCCAGGCCCGCCCTGGTCGCGGCTGCCGCGGTCGGAGCGGCGGCGGCCACGGCCGGTCTGGTCTGGTACGTCAACAGGGGCAGCCGGGCCGGTCGTCGAGGCGACCCCTTTGCCCCGGTTTGA
- the ssd gene encoding septum site-determining protein Ssd has product MAGSSTPDRLPVAGQRRGGPLIVTEDAALLDDLLRLCAAAGAEPEVHHGVPDRKGSWESAPLILVGDDAAARVRGSARRAGVYLVGKDQDDPAVWQRAVEIGADHVLRLPDAEGWLVERIADVSEGVGQQALTVGVIGGRGGAGASTLACALALTAARSGQRTVLIDGDPLGGGLDVLLGGEHTAGRRWPDFARSKGRVGGSALEESLPELHGLKVLSWDRSDAVVIAPEAMRAVLAAARRGGGVVVVDLPRRVDEGAAEALAQLDLGLLVVPGELRAVAAAARVASMAGMVLQDLRAVVRGPYASGLDGEWVARALDLPLVGELPVEEGLLEAQTGGTPPGSRTRGPLAKFCTAFWEQALAGGGVS; this is encoded by the coding sequence GTGGCTGGATCCAGCACACCCGACCGGCTGCCGGTCGCCGGGCAGCGACGGGGCGGACCGCTGATTGTCACCGAGGACGCGGCGCTGCTCGACGATCTGCTGCGGCTGTGCGCTGCGGCGGGGGCCGAGCCGGAGGTTCATCACGGCGTGCCCGACCGCAAGGGCAGCTGGGAGAGTGCACCACTGATCCTCGTCGGGGACGATGCGGCGGCCCGTGTCCGGGGGAGCGCCAGGAGGGCGGGCGTGTACCTCGTCGGGAAGGACCAGGACGATCCTGCCGTCTGGCAGCGTGCCGTCGAGATCGGCGCCGACCATGTACTGCGCCTGCCCGACGCCGAGGGCTGGCTCGTCGAGCGCATTGCCGATGTGTCCGAAGGGGTCGGACAGCAGGCGCTGACCGTCGGGGTGATCGGTGGGCGGGGCGGGGCCGGGGCATCGACCCTGGCATGTGCGCTGGCGCTCACCGCGGCCCGGAGCGGACAGCGCACCGTGCTCATCGACGGCGACCCACTGGGCGGTGGGCTCGATGTGTTGCTCGGTGGCGAGCACACGGCGGGCAGACGGTGGCCGGATTTCGCCCGTTCGAAAGGGCGGGTCGGAGGGAGCGCACTGGAGGAATCCCTTCCGGAACTGCATGGGCTGAAGGTCCTCAGCTGGGACAGGTCCGATGCGGTGGTGATCGCGCCCGAGGCGATGCGGGCCGTGCTGGCTGCAGCGCGCCGGGGAGGAGGCGTAGTCGTCGTCGATCTGCCCCGGCGGGTGGACGAGGGGGCTGCCGAGGCCCTGGCCCAGCTCGATCTCGGGCTGCTGGTGGTGCCGGGGGAGCTCCGGGCCGTCGCGGCGGCGGCGAGAGTGGCCTCGATGGCGGGCATGGTTCTCCAGGATCTGCGAGCGGTGGTGCGGGGGCCGTACGCATCCGGTCTGGACGGCGAATGGGTGGCTCGGGCACTGGATCTCCCCCTCGTGGGTGAACTGCCCGTGGAGGAAGGGCTGCTCGAAGCACAGACCGGCGGCACGCCGCCGGGCAGCCGGACGCGGGGGCCGCTGGCCAAGTTCTGTACCGCGTTCTGGGAGCAGGCGCTGGCCGGGGGAGGTGTCTCATGA
- a CDS encoding TadA family conjugal transfer-associated ATPase, producing MNALATSGGTQFAGGSPPLLDAVRQRLAESGAEPTPARVAAALRAQGRLLGDTEVLGAAEELRSELVGSGRLEALLADPAVTDVLVAAPDRVWVDRGCGLELTDVVFPDTAAVRRLAQRLAAVAGRRLDDARPWVDARLPDGTRMHAVLEPVAVGSTCLSLRVVRPKAFALEELVAAGTVPPGGDQVLRALIDARLSFLVSGGTGTGKTTLLSSLLGLVGPAERIVLAEDSSELRPEHPHVVRLESRPPNQEGAGRVTLQDLVRQALRMRPDRLVVGEVRGAEVTELLAALNTGHEGGCGTVHANAAVDVPARLEALGTAAGLDRAALHSQLAAALAVVVHLVRDRGGRRRVAEMHVLERDPAGLVVTVPALRWGMEGFTQGPGWARLRSMIGGGP from the coding sequence ATGAACGCGCTGGCTACTTCCGGCGGAACGCAGTTCGCGGGAGGCTCCCCGCCCCTCCTCGACGCCGTGCGGCAGCGGCTCGCGGAGAGCGGCGCGGAACCGACCCCCGCTCGGGTGGCAGCGGCGCTGCGCGCCCAGGGGCGCCTGCTCGGAGACACCGAAGTGCTGGGGGCGGCGGAGGAGTTGCGCTCGGAGCTGGTGGGTTCGGGGCGGCTGGAGGCTCTGCTCGCCGATCCCGCGGTGACCGATGTGCTGGTGGCCGCTCCTGACCGGGTGTGGGTGGACCGTGGATGCGGACTCGAACTGACAGATGTCGTCTTCCCCGACACCGCCGCGGTGCGCAGGCTGGCGCAACGGCTCGCGGCGGTGGCAGGACGGCGGCTCGACGACGCCCGGCCATGGGTGGACGCGCGATTGCCTGACGGGACACGGATGCATGCGGTGCTGGAGCCGGTGGCCGTCGGATCGACCTGCCTCTCGCTGCGGGTGGTGCGGCCGAAGGCCTTCGCACTGGAGGAACTGGTGGCGGCGGGCACGGTCCCGCCGGGCGGCGACCAGGTGCTGCGGGCGCTGATCGACGCCCGGCTGTCCTTTCTGGTCAGCGGTGGGACCGGGACGGGAAAGACGACGCTTCTGTCGTCCCTACTGGGGTTGGTGGGGCCTGCTGAGCGGATTGTGCTGGCCGAGGACTCCTCGGAACTGCGGCCCGAACATCCGCACGTGGTGCGGTTGGAGTCCCGGCCGCCGAACCAGGAGGGTGCGGGCCGGGTGACTCTGCAGGACCTGGTGCGCCAGGCCCTGCGGATGCGTCCCGACCGGCTGGTGGTGGGTGAGGTGCGAGGGGCGGAGGTCACTGAACTGCTGGCCGCGCTGAACACCGGACACGAAGGTGGCTGCGGGACGGTTCATGCCAATGCCGCCGTGGATGTACCGGCGCGTCTTGAGGCTCTGGGGACGGCCGCGGGGCTCGACCGGGCAGCACTGCACAGCCAGTTGGCTGCTGCGCTGGCAGTGGTGGTGCATCTTGTCCGGGACCGGGGCGGGCGGCGCAGAGTCGCCGAGATGCATGTGCTGGAGCGGGACCCGGCAGGTCTGGTGGTGACCGTGCCCGCGCTGCGCTGGGGCATGGAGGGCTTTACCCAAGGGCCGGGCTGGGCCCGGCTGCGGTCGATGATCGGGGGTGGGCCGTGA